One region of Seriola aureovittata isolate HTS-2021-v1 ecotype China chromosome 15, ASM2101889v1, whole genome shotgun sequence genomic DNA includes:
- the LOC130182307 gene encoding trafficking regulator of GLUT4 1-like: MAINTDAAFGKSALGEREVSNLTDFQDTEKLLSTVTTEPTGQSNIKQSDSFSLNIRGSVRSLDADQNGHRSPLKSGSVGQLAATPKSASRLSLGPLPSPVPPGSVPPTYLWLAVLSCFCPAVPLNICALWYANVSRSVLHTGDIEGARKYGRLSMLLSCLAMLLGVAVIIFIVFTIETQQ; the protein is encoded by the exons ATGGCTATCAACACTGATGCTGCCTTTGGGAAAAGTGCCCTCGGCGAGAGGGAAGTTTCAAATCTCACCGACTTCCAGGACACGGAGAAGCTGCTGAGCACCGTGACCACCGAGCCTACCGGGCAGAGCAACATCAAGCAGTCCGACTCCTTCTCCCTCAACATCAGAGGGAGCGTCCGGTCCCTGGACGCGGACCAGAACGGACACAGGTCGCCGCTTAAGTCGGGCTCCGTCGGGCAGCTGGCCGCCACACCCAAGTCCGCGTCCCGGCTCAGCCTGGGCCCGCTGCCCTCCCCGGTGCCGCCCGGGTCCGTACCCCCGACTTACCTCTGGCTCGCCGTGCTGTCCTGTTTCTGCCCCGCTGTGCCGCTCAACATATGCGCCTTGTGGTATGCAAATGTG TCGAGGTCTGTTCTCCATACAGGAGATATTGAAGGAGCAAGGAAATATGGGCGTCTGTCTATGTTGCTCAGCTGTCTGGCAATGCTGCTGGGTGTGGCTGTCATCATCTTCATAGTGTTTACAATAG AGACCCAGCAGTGA
- the LOC130182306 gene encoding Golgi SNAP receptor complex member 1-like: MATSSNYWEDLRKQARQLENELDLKLVSFSKLCTSYSSSSNWDQQKRDIRSDSGSTQDNVLIAMTTELEQLLANLTAVNDKMAEYTNTPGVSSHNAALMHTLQRHRDILQDYTHEFHKTKSNFFSLREREDLLGSVHRDIESYKSSSGVNNRKTELFLKEHEHLRNSDRLIDNAISIAMATKENITFQRGMLKSIQTRVTTLANRFPAINSLIQKINLRKRRDSLILGGVIGVCTILLLLYTFH; this comes from the exons atggcAACCAGCAGCAACTATTGGGAAG ATTTGCGTAAACAGGCCAGACAGCTGGAGAATGAGCTGGACCTCAAGCTGGTCTCTTTCAGTAAGCTCTGcaccagctacagcagcagcagcaactgggACCAGCAGAAAAGAGACATCAG GTCTGATTCTGGCTCAACTCAAGACAATGTGCTCATTGCCATGACTACTGAGCTGGAGCAGCTCTTGGCCAAT cttacAGCAGTTAATGACAAAATGGCAGAATACACAAACACCCCAGGAGTATCATCACATAACGCTGCATTGATGCACACCCTACAGAGGCACAGAGATATTTTACAG GACTACACCCATGAGTTTCACAAAACCAAAAGCAACTTCTTCAGCCTGCGAGAGCGAGAGGACCTGCTGGGCTCTGTTCACAGAGACATTGA GTCCTACAAGAGCAGCTCTGGGGTCAATAACAGAAAGACTGAGCTCTTCCTGAAGGAACATGAACATCTCAGAAA CTCAGATAGACTTATTGACAATGCAATAAG TATCGCCATGGCTACCAAAGAGAACATCACATTTCAGCGTGGGATGTTGAAGTCCATCCAAACCAGGGTCACAACTTTAGCCA ATCGTTTCCCTGCCATCAACAGTCTCATCCAGAAAATCAATTTGCGCAAGAGGCGGGACTCTTTAATTCTAGGTGGAGTGATTGGCGTCTGCACCATACTCCTGTTGCTCTACACTTTCCACTGA